One stretch of Gammaproteobacteria bacterium DNA includes these proteins:
- a CDS encoding LysM peptidoglycan-binding domain-containing protein: MRLIATILVGASLFSGAASAASERTLKTSKEDAVFPRPAQLEGAVSFWRKIFAEYSENQVVIHSMDYPNKIYGVLDYRDDVARGVDKATIRTRAREDERAARDKIERLLKLVHAHRKTPQKLDPEARKVYELFADIDDPNVYRDQLDRVRSQRGLRERTGNAMAVSGRYLPNMEAVFKSYQLPVGLTRLPLVESSFNVDAYSKVGAAGIWQFMPSSARIYMRLDEVVDDRRDPWFATDGAARHLRDDYALLQQWPLAVTAYNYGRMGLARALKAVDGNTLEDLLDDFDGRRFGFASRNFYAEFLAALDVARNRDHYYKDVEPEDRLDFDVITTANYVPYETLRELASIDEASFRRLNPAYQDEVVAGKLYIPPHHEVRVPAGGGKTFKLAYAGLGQGRVFDRQRVYWIQHRVARGETLGGIAHRYGSSIRDIQQANGISNPRLIRIGQTIKVPPRDSGGVVIAAAAPSLQSTVLQHRIASGDTLGAIARRYGSSVSDIQRANGISDPRLIRIGQTIKVPANGASAQAAVMTHRVRSGDTLGGIADRYDTTVSALQAINGISDPRSLRSGQVIRLQAGTADGGLQELAYSKTSSEPSYRLHRVESGQTLSAISRRYGISSARLSSYNGLTDPDQVRAGTLLKVPER; encoded by the coding sequence GTGCGGCTCATCGCAACAATTCTGGTCGGGGCAAGCCTGTTTTCGGGCGCAGCCTCGGCCGCGAGCGAAAGGACGCTCAAGACCAGCAAGGAGGACGCGGTGTTTCCGCGGCCGGCGCAACTCGAAGGCGCCGTCAGCTTCTGGCGCAAGATCTTCGCGGAGTATTCCGAGAATCAGGTGGTGATCCACTCCATGGATTACCCCAACAAGATCTATGGCGTGCTCGATTATCGCGACGATGTCGCGCGCGGCGTGGACAAGGCGACGATCCGCACGCGGGCCCGCGAGGACGAGCGCGCCGCGCGCGACAAGATCGAGCGCCTGCTCAAGCTTGTGCATGCCCATCGCAAGACGCCGCAAAAGCTCGACCCGGAAGCACGCAAGGTCTACGAGCTGTTTGCGGACATTGATGATCCGAATGTCTACAGGGATCAGCTGGACCGCGTGCGTTCGCAGCGCGGTCTGCGGGAACGCACCGGTAATGCGATGGCGGTGTCGGGTCGCTATTTGCCAAACATGGAAGCGGTGTTCAAGTCCTATCAGCTTCCGGTGGGACTGACGCGCCTGCCGCTGGTCGAGTCCTCGTTCAATGTGGATGCCTATTCCAAGGTGGGCGCTGCCGGCATCTGGCAGTTCATGCCGTCATCGGCGCGCATCTACATGCGGCTCGACGAAGTGGTGGACGATCGACGCGATCCCTGGTTCGCCACGGATGGCGCTGCGCGTCATCTGCGTGACGACTACGCGCTGTTGCAGCAATGGCCGCTGGCGGTCACCGCCTACAACTACGGCCGCATGGGTCTGGCACGCGCGCTCAAAGCGGTTGACGGCAATACGCTCGAAGACCTGCTGGACGATTTCGATGGCCGCCGGTTCGGCTTCGCTTCGCGCAATTTCTACGCGGAGTTTCTGGCCGCGCTGGATGTGGCGCGCAACCGTGATCACTACTACAAGGATGTGGAGCCCGAGGACCGCCTCGACTTCGACGTGATCACCACGGCCAACTACGTGCCCTACGAAACCTTGCGCGAGCTGGCCAGCATCGATGAAGCCAGCTTCCGTCGCCTCAATCCTGCGTATCAGGACGAAGTCGTGGCCGGCAAGCTCTACATCCCGCCGCATCACGAAGTGCGCGTACCGGCGGGGGGGGGCAAGACCTTCAAGCTGGCCTATGCCGGACTCGGCCAGGGCCGGGTGTTCGACCGCCAGCGGGTCTACTGGATTCAACACCGCGTTGCGCGCGGTGAAACCCTGGGCGGAATCGCACACCGTTATGGCAGCAGCATTCGCGACATCCAACAGGCCAATGGCATCAGCAACCCGCGCCTGATCCGCATCGGTCAGACCATCAAGGTGCCGCCTCGCGACAGTGGCGGCGTGGTCATCGCCGCCGCGGCGCCGAGTCTGCAGTCCACCGTGCTGCAACACCGTATCGCCAGCGGTGACACGCTCGGTGCCATCGCGCGCCGCTATGGCAGCAGCGTGAGCGACATTCAGCGCGCCAACGGCATCAGCGACCCGCGCCTGATCCGCATCGGTCAGACCATCAAGGTGCCGGCCAACGGCGCCTCGGCGCAGGCTGCGGTGATGACGCATCGCGTGCGCAGTGGCGACACCCTCGGCGGCATCGCGGATCGCTACGACACCACCGTCAGTGCCCTGCAGGCCATCAACGGCATCTCCGATCCGCGCTCGCTGCGCAGCGGCCAGGTGATCCGCCTGCAAGCCGGTACGGCGGACGGTGGCTTGCAGGAGCTGGCCTACAGCAAGACCTCGTCTGAGCCTTCATACCGTCTGCATCGCGTGGAATCGGGGCAGACGCTGTCGGCGATCTCGCGGCGCTACGGCATCAGCTCGGCGCGCCTGTCGAGCTACAACGGCCTGACCGATCCGGATCAGGTGCGGGCGGGTACCTTGCTGAAGGTGCCGGAGCGCTAA
- the pip gene encoding prolyl aminopeptidase, translated as MPSQPRDPYPPCKPYREQRLKVSDLHEIHVEECGNPDGNPVVFVHGGPGGGCEPWHRQFFDPALYRIVLFDQRGCGRSTPHAELRENTTWDLVADMETIRTTLGIERWVVFGGSWGSTLSLAYAETHPDRVKALVLRGIFLLRPEELAWFYQEGCSWIYPDAFEHFLAPIPHEERGDMMQAYFRRLTSEDREVRRAAARAWSVWEGSTSKLLQSGSMLKHYGDDRFAEAFARIECHYFVNGGFFETPNQLIENVGRIRDIPAVIVQGRYDVVCAMKTAWDLHRAWPEADLQIVPDAGHAASEAGILSALLDATDGFARL; from the coding sequence ATGCCGAGCCAGCCCAGAGACCCGTATCCGCCCTGCAAGCCCTACCGCGAGCAGCGTCTCAAGGTGTCGGACCTGCACGAAATCCACGTCGAGGAATGCGGCAATCCGGACGGCAACCCTGTGGTGTTCGTGCACGGCGGGCCCGGCGGTGGCTGCGAGCCCTGGCATCGCCAATTCTTCGATCCGGCGCTGTATCGGATCGTGCTGTTCGACCAGCGCGGCTGCGGCCGATCGACGCCGCACGCGGAACTGCGCGAGAACACGACCTGGGATCTGGTGGCGGACATGGAGACGATCCGCACCACCCTGGGCATCGAACGTTGGGTGGTGTTCGGTGGATCCTGGGGATCGACGCTGTCGCTGGCCTATGCCGAAACCCACCCCGACCGGGTCAAGGCGCTGGTGCTGCGCGGCATCTTCCTGCTGCGTCCGGAGGAACTGGCCTGGTTCTACCAGGAAGGTTGTTCCTGGATCTATCCGGATGCCTTCGAACATTTCCTGGCACCGATTCCGCACGAGGAACGCGGCGACATGATGCAGGCCTACTTCAGGCGCCTGACCAGCGAGGATCGCGAGGTGCGACGGGCCGCAGCACGCGCCTGGAGCGTGTGGGAGGGCTCCACCAGCAAACTGCTGCAATCCGGCAGCATGCTCAAGCACTACGGCGACGACCGCTTCGCCGAGGCCTTTGCGCGCATCGAATGCCATTACTTCGTCAACGGCGGCTTCTTCGAAACGCCCAACCAGCTGATCGAGAACGTCGGCCGCATCCGCGACATTCCGGCGGTGATCGTGCAGGGCCGCTATGACGTGGTCTGCGCCATGAAGACCGCCTGGGATCTGCATCGCGCCTGGCCGGAAGCCGATCTGCAGATCGTTCCGGATGCTGGCCACGCCGCCAGCGAAGCCGGCATCCTGTCCGCGCTGCTGGATGCCACCGACGGCTTCGCACGACTGTAG
- the phhA gene encoding phenylalanine 4-monooxygenase, whose product MKDSTKYVAREPDSSGVVRYTEEEHAIWAELYERQDRAIRGRACDEFLQGLDLLKLPRDRVPQLSEVSARLQRETGWEVAPVPALIPFTQFFELLANRRFPAASFVRSREELDYLKEPDIFHEIFGHTPMLTNPGFADFTQTYGRLGLAADKRQRAFLARLYWFTVEFGLIQPAGGARRIYGGGILSSIGETLRAQDSDQPQRRRFELGEVMRTPYRIDIMQPLYYVIENFRELESLTRLDLLAEIDTAEQLGMLPPLFEPAPPRAA is encoded by the coding sequence ATGAAGGACTCCACGAAGTACGTGGCGCGCGAGCCCGATTCGAGTGGTGTTGTGCGTTACACGGAGGAGGAACATGCGATCTGGGCGGAGCTGTACGAGCGCCAGGATCGCGCGATCCGCGGCAGGGCCTGCGATGAGTTCCTGCAAGGGCTCGATCTGCTGAAATTGCCGCGTGACCGGGTTCCGCAGCTGAGCGAAGTGTCGGCCCGGCTGCAGCGCGAAACCGGCTGGGAAGTCGCACCGGTGCCGGCGCTGATCCCGTTTACGCAGTTCTTCGAATTGCTCGCCAATCGACGTTTCCCGGCGGCCAGCTTCGTGCGCAGCCGCGAGGAACTCGATTATCTGAAGGAACCCGATATCTTTCACGAGATCTTCGGGCACACCCCGATGCTGACCAATCCCGGCTTCGCCGATTTCACGCAGACCTACGGCCGTCTCGGTCTGGCCGCGGACAAGCGACAGCGCGCCTTCCTGGCGCGGCTGTACTGGTTCACGGTGGAGTTCGGCCTGATTCAGCCGGCCGGCGGCGCGCGCCGCATCTATGGCGGCGGCATCCTGTCGTCGATCGGTGAGACGCTGCGCGCACAGGATTCGGACCAGCCGCAACGCCGGCGATTCGAGCTCGGCGAGGTCATGCGCACGCCATATCGCATCGACATCATGCAGCCGCTGTACTACGTGATCGAGAACTTCCGGGAACTCGAATCACTGACGCGACTGGACCTGTTGGCCGAAATCGACACGGCCGAACAACTGGGCATGCTGCCGCCATTGTTCGAACCGGCGCCCCCCCGCGCCGCCTGA
- the hppD gene encoding 4-hydroxyphenylpyruvate dioxygenase — protein MNDRPDNDWDINPLSTDGFEFVEFTAPTRDGIDQLHRLLKTLGFVAVARHRRKDVTLFRQGEINFLVNGTPYTHFEQFARAHGPSACAMGWRVRDAARAYQYALSQGAVAFDTQPGVMELRLPAVYGIGSSVIYFVDRYGERSIFDVDFRFFDGIDPNPAGKGLRFIDHLTHNVERGNMDTWSGFYERIGNFREIRYFDIEGKMTGLLSRAMTSPCGKIRIPINESADDKSQIEEFLRDYRGEGIQHIALATDDIYTTVSGLREAGVVFMDTPDTYYDKVDARVPQHGESVARMRELSILIDGAPEEGILLQIFTSTVIGPIFFEIIQRKGNEGFGEGNFRALFESIEEDQIKRGVIGSAA, from the coding sequence ATGAACGACCGCCCCGACAACGACTGGGACATCAACCCGCTGTCCACCGACGGTTTCGAATTCGTCGAATTCACCGCGCCGACGCGCGACGGGATCGACCAGCTGCACCGCCTGCTCAAGACCCTGGGTTTTGTCGCGGTGGCGCGTCACCGCCGCAAGGACGTGACCCTGTTCCGCCAGGGTGAAATCAATTTTCTCGTCAACGGCACGCCCTACACCCACTTCGAGCAGTTCGCGCGTGCGCACGGCCCCAGCGCCTGCGCCATGGGCTGGCGGGTGCGGGATGCGGCGCGCGCCTACCAGTACGCGCTGTCGCAGGGGGCGGTCGCCTTCGATACCCAGCCGGGCGTGATGGAGCTGCGGCTGCCGGCGGTGTACGGCATCGGCAGCAGCGTGATCTATTTCGTGGACCGCTATGGCGAGCGCTCGATCTTCGATGTGGATTTCCGCTTCTTCGACGGCATCGACCCGAATCCGGCAGGCAAGGGTCTGCGCTTCATCGATCACCTCACGCACAACGTCGAACGCGGCAACATGGACACCTGGTCCGGGTTCTACGAGCGCATCGGCAATTTCCGCGAAATTCGCTACTTCGACATCGAAGGCAAGATGACCGGCCTGCTGTCGCGCGCGATGACCAGCCCCTGCGGCAAGATCCGGATTCCGATCAACGAGTCCGCCGATGACAAATCGCAGATCGAGGAATTCCTGCGCGACTATCGCGGCGAAGGCATCCAGCACATCGCGCTGGCGACCGACGACATCTACACCACCGTGTCCGGCCTGCGCGAAGCCGGCGTGGTGTTCATGGATACGCCGGACACCTACTACGACAAGGTCGATGCGCGGGTGCCGCAGCATGGCGAATCGGTGGCGCGTATGCGCGAGCTCAGCATCCTGATCGACGGCGCGCCCGAGGAAGGGATTCTGCTGCAGATCTTCACCAGCACCGTGATCGGGCCGATTTTCTTCGAGATCATCCAGCGCAAGGGCAACGAGGGTTTCGGCGAAGGCAACTTTCGCGCGCTGTTCGAATCGATCGAGGAAGACCAGATCAAGCGCGGCGTCATCGGCTCGGCTGCCTGA
- a CDS encoding Spy/CpxP family protein refolding chaperone, with protein MHKILITTICALGVGMTASAYAGNGQHGPKYHEHGRSPMGFVRQLDLSAEQRKAMRETLVQHRTGFETMRDAMREQAQALAELDSQAPEYAARVEAFADRASNLARQRVDGMAQLRGELWAILTPEQRSKQLAMAAELADRAPGRIEKRLREHGEERFERMAQDLELSDEQRMQVEGLLTQFRDKSAPTRAAMRGEFMELLAMNPETADYSSRVQAAADVAARSAYTRARDLAGLQGELASVLTPQQREALMARMSQGGRRHHDGEPRGDRRQAPEALG; from the coding sequence ATGCATAAAATTCTGATCACCACGATCTGCGCACTTGGCGTGGGAATGACGGCGTCCGCCTATGCGGGCAATGGCCAGCACGGACCGAAATACCATGAGCATGGCCGGTCGCCGATGGGCTTCGTGCGCCAGCTGGACCTCAGTGCCGAGCAGCGCAAGGCCATGCGCGAAACGCTCGTCCAGCACCGCACCGGGTTCGAGACGATGCGCGATGCGATGCGTGAACAGGCGCAAGCGCTGGCGGAACTGGACAGCCAGGCGCCGGAATACGCAGCGCGTGTGGAGGCCTTCGCTGATCGCGCGTCCAATCTGGCGCGCCAGCGTGTCGACGGCATGGCCCAGCTTCGCGGTGAGCTGTGGGCGATCCTCACGCCGGAGCAGCGCAGCAAGCAGTTGGCCATGGCTGCCGAGCTGGCGGACCGCGCGCCCGGCCGTATCGAGAAGCGCTTGCGTGAGCATGGCGAAGAGCGCTTCGAGCGCATGGCGCAGGATCTGGAGCTGAGCGACGAACAGCGCATGCAGGTCGAGGGTCTGCTCACGCAGTTCCGCGACAAATCGGCGCCGACGCGTGCAGCGATGCGCGGCGAGTTCATGGAGCTGCTGGCGATGAACCCGGAAACGGCGGATTACAGCAGCCGTGTGCAGGCGGCGGCGGACGTGGCGGCGCGCAGTGCCTACACCCGGGCACGCGATCTGGCCGGTTTGCAGGGCGAACTGGCCAGCGTGCTGACGCCGCAGCAGCGAGAGGCTTTGATGGCGCGCATGAGCCAGGGCGGACGCCGGCATCACGACGGGGAACCGCGCGGCGATCGCCGTCAGGCGCCCGAAGCGCTCGGCTGA
- a CDS encoding fumarylacetoacetate hydrolase family protein — protein sequence MKLATLNDDTRDGRLVVVSRDLSACAPAPELARNLQRALDDWPLVEPHLRGLYDELNNGKIAGTMDFVPAECHSPLPRAYQWADGSAYVNHVALVRQARGADMPDSFWTDPLMYQGGSDGFLDPHGDIPLGDPDWGCDLEAEIAVVTADVAAGIDARRALDRVRLLMLVNDVSLRGLIPGELAKGFGFFQAKPASAFSPVAVTPDELGEAWRDGKLHGALQSWVNGQLLGRPDAGADMSFDFGQLIAHAARTRSLVAGSIIGSGTVSNRDAEGGPGLPIAEGGLGYSCLAEQRTVEVLRHGAARSPFLRAGDRVRIEMLDAHGHSIFGAIDQRVVAA from the coding sequence ATGAAACTCGCCACGCTCAACGACGACACCCGCGACGGCCGCCTGGTCGTCGTGTCGCGCGACCTGTCGGCCTGCGCGCCAGCGCCGGAGCTGGCGCGCAATCTGCAGCGCGCACTCGACGACTGGCCGCTGGTGGAGCCGCATCTGCGCGGCCTCTACGACGAACTCAACAACGGCAAGATCGCCGGCACCATGGATTTCGTGCCCGCCGAATGCCATTCGCCGCTGCCGCGCGCCTATCAGTGGGCGGACGGCTCGGCCTATGTCAATCACGTGGCGCTGGTGCGCCAGGCGCGCGGTGCCGACATGCCGGACAGCTTCTGGACCGACCCGCTGATGTACCAAGGAGGGTCGGACGGCTTTCTCGACCCGCATGGCGATATTCCCTTGGGCGATCCGGACTGGGGCTGCGATCTGGAGGCGGAGATCGCCGTGGTCACCGCCGATGTTGCGGCGGGAATCGATGCACGCCGCGCGCTGGACCGTGTGCGCCTGCTGATGCTGGTCAACGACGTGTCGCTGCGTGGCCTGATTCCCGGCGAGCTGGCCAAGGGCTTCGGCTTCTTCCAGGCCAAGCCGGCGTCGGCGTTCTCGCCGGTGGCGGTGACGCCGGACGAACTCGGCGAGGCCTGGCGCGACGGCAAGCTGCACGGCGCGCTGCAGAGTTGGGTCAACGGCCAGCTCCTGGGCCGACCGGACGCCGGCGCCGACATGAGCTTCGACTTCGGCCAGCTGATCGCGCACGCGGCACGCACGCGCTCGCTGGTCGCCGGCAGCATCATCGGCAGCGGCACCGTCTCCAATCGTGATGCCGAGGGCGGGCCGGGCCTGCCGATCGCCGAGGGCGGGCTGGGCTATTCCTGTCTGGCCGAACAGCGCACCGTGGAAGTTCTGCGCCACGGCGCCGCGCGCTCGCCGTTCCTGCGGGCCGGAGACCGGGTGCGCATCGAAATGCTGGACGCTCACGGACACTCCATTTTCGGGGCCATCGACCAGCGCGTCGTGGCCGCCTGA
- the maiA gene encoding maleylacetoacetate isomerase codes for MLKLYSFWRSSSAYRVRIALNLKGLEYLIEPVHLMHEGGQQFRSEYRRLNPQAMVPLLVDGELRISQSLAILDYLEALTPHPPLLPTEPALRARVLEACLNIVSDVQPLQNSRVLRHLQDDLAQDDARQQAWVRHWVTLGLDALETRLQAHPQSRFSFGETPGFADCCLIPQLYSARRFDCELTRWPRLTEIESACQALPAFVHAQPDHQPDAPSPQH; via the coding sequence ATGCTCAAGCTCTACAGTTTCTGGCGCAGCTCCAGCGCCTACCGGGTACGGATCGCACTCAATCTCAAGGGGCTGGAGTACCTGATCGAACCGGTGCATCTGATGCACGAAGGCGGCCAGCAGTTTCGCAGCGAATACCGCAGGCTCAATCCGCAGGCCATGGTACCGCTGCTGGTCGACGGCGAGCTGCGGATCAGCCAGTCGCTGGCGATTCTCGACTATCTGGAAGCGCTGACGCCGCACCCGCCATTGCTGCCGACCGAACCGGCGCTGCGCGCGCGGGTGCTGGAAGCCTGTCTGAACATCGTCAGCGATGTGCAGCCGCTGCAGAACTCACGCGTGCTGCGACATCTGCAGGACGATCTGGCACAGGACGACGCGCGACAGCAGGCCTGGGTCCGCCACTGGGTCACGCTGGGTCTGGACGCGCTGGAGACACGGCTTCAGGCGCATCCGCAAAGCCGCTTCAGCTTCGGCGAGACGCCGGGCTTTGCGGATTGCTGCCTGATTCCTCAGCTCTATTCCGCGCGCCGCTTCGACTGCGAACTGACGCGCTGGCCGCGACTCACCGAGATCGAATCGGCGTGCCAGGCGCTGCCGGCCTTCGTGCATGCGCAGCCGGATCACCAGCCGGACGCGCCGAGTCCGCAGCACTGA
- a CDS encoding acyl-CoA thioesterase, whose product MSDSPPPPAKPVGSSAITEQVYMVFPNDLNANDTVFGGMIMAQMDRLAVVVADRHSGRVCVTASVDAVHFMKPAKRGDVLILHAGVNRAWHSSMEIGVKVEAETHTGADRRHILSAYLTFVALDPDGRPCAVPDVAPQTAAERRRYEEAGLRRQQRLRHAEEIKQLRAQRHED is encoded by the coding sequence ATGAGCGATTCCCCCCCGCCGCCGGCGAAGCCGGTCGGCAGTTCGGCGATCACCGAACAGGTCTACATGGTGTTCCCGAACGATCTGAACGCCAATGACACGGTGTTCGGCGGCATGATCATGGCGCAGATGGACCGGCTTGCCGTGGTCGTCGCGGACCGCCATTCCGGCCGCGTCTGCGTTACCGCCAGCGTCGACGCCGTGCACTTCATGAAGCCCGCCAAACGCGGCGACGTGTTGATTTTGCATGCCGGCGTCAATCGCGCCTGGCATTCCTCGATGGAAATCGGCGTCAAGGTCGAAGCCGAAACCCATACCGGGGCGGACCGCCGTCACATCCTGTCCGCCTACCTCACCTTCGTGGCGCTCGACCCTGATGGCCGGCCGTGCGCGGTACCGGATGTGGCCCCGCAGACGGCCGCCGAACGCCGTCGCTACGAGGAGGCCGGGCTGCGCCGTCAGCAGCGCCTGCGCCACGCCGAGGAGATCAAGCAGCTGCGCGCGCAGCGCCACGAGGACTGA
- a CDS encoding sulfite exporter TauE/SafE family protein, whose amino-acid sequence MTALILAYLATGAFSGLLAGLFGVGGGLVIVPVLVLLLPGVGVSADIAVQMAIGTSLAVISLTSISSTWAHHRHGGVMWPVFARLAPGLLLGAYAGAWLAHGLDGAILMRIVGIGALLVAAKMAFDLKPTMAKPVPGTPVLLGVGGLIGSISALIGIGGGSLTVPFLSGCSLEMRKAVGTSAACGLPIAMAGALGYIVAGRGVVGRPDGSLGYVSLPGFAIIALSSVALAPIGARLAHRLSPALMRRAFALLLVVIGLKMLLG is encoded by the coding sequence ATGACAGCCCTGATTCTTGCCTACCTTGCGACGGGTGCCTTTTCCGGATTGCTGGCCGGCCTGTTCGGCGTGGGTGGCGGGTTGGTCATCGTGCCGGTTCTGGTGCTGTTGCTGCCGGGTGTCGGCGTCTCCGCGGACATCGCCGTGCAGATGGCAATCGGAACCTCGCTGGCCGTGATCTCGCTGACCTCGATCTCCTCCACCTGGGCGCATCACCGTCACGGTGGTGTGATGTGGCCGGTATTTGCGCGTTTGGCGCCCGGGCTGTTGCTGGGCGCCTATGCCGGGGCCTGGCTGGCGCATGGACTCGATGGTGCAATTCTGATGCGCATCGTCGGCATCGGCGCGCTGCTGGTCGCCGCCAAGATGGCCTTCGATCTGAAGCCGACGATGGCCAAGCCAGTGCCGGGTACACCGGTGCTGCTCGGCGTCGGCGGGCTGATCGGCTCGATTTCGGCCTTGATCGGGATTGGTGGCGGCAGCCTCACGGTACCGTTCCTGAGCGGGTGCAGTCTCGAAATGCGCAAGGCGGTGGGAACCTCCGCCGCCTGCGGCCTGCCGATCGCCATGGCCGGCGCGCTCGGCTACATCGTGGCCGGGCGCGGTGTTGTCGGGCGTCCTGACGGCAGCCTGGGTTACGTCTCGCTACCGGGTTTCGCGATCATCGCCTTGAGCAGCGTGGCGTTGGCGCCGATTGGCGCGCGACTTGCTCACCGTCTGTCTCCCGCGCTGATGCGGCGGGCATTCGCGCTGCTGTTGGTGGTGATCGGGCTGAAGATGCTGCTCGGTTGA
- a CDS encoding transglycosylase SLT domain-containing protein, translating into MRNRYGWLASSLLAPVLAAGWLGASTAWAGPSDALRARFQAAIANPGSAAQDDPAELKDYLLYPYLEAARLRRDLRQMPGAVTDARIARFLSRHGEEPVAAELRLAWLLNLAAREQWRTFLATTPQAPDDDLLRCHWLNAKFTLGDTAELQSIALDTWLRGRSLPKACDPVFGWLAQQGALSNDRVLQRIDAALDARQPALVRYLARGLPDAQARPLVNAALLQETPTTMLDRLIESPDAPVAWRWIEQAFDRIARRDSATAMSRYDRLIKARDVNAEQRAMLRRSLALGLAYDRDERALAWFADLPADARDEQTLEWNARAALYQADWSEVLAVIGRMPATLADTARWRYWRARALERLGQTEQSEALFRALTLERDPYGFFAADRLGVTPDLGPQALPRDASAQAQIMSLAGIQRALELRTVDMDAAAVRELYTAIEDLNPSGRLQTGLLLNRIGWYAPSIALMAESQQWDDLLARFPLPFRERVDAAAKDSGLPPDWVYSVMRAESLYDPRAVSAANAYGLLQLLPTTAREVAQRHGLPMPTRDTLKQADVNIPIGSHYLAELDERFDGHFLLVIAAYNAGPYRIPGWLPPQEMDADVWIENVPFNETRGYITRVLYNIVIFGWRLNGEPTTLDQLMQPVPARLGESE; encoded by the coding sequence GTGAGAAACCGCTACGGATGGCTGGCCTCCTCCCTACTCGCACCCGTTCTCGCTGCGGGCTGGCTGGGCGCGAGCACGGCCTGGGCAGGACCAAGCGACGCGCTGCGTGCGCGATTCCAGGCGGCGATCGCCAACCCCGGTAGCGCCGCTCAGGACGACCCAGCCGAGCTCAAGGACTATCTGCTCTATCCGTATCTTGAGGCGGCACGCTTGCGCCGCGATCTGCGCCAGATGCCCGGCGCGGTCACCGACGCCCGCATCGCCCGTTTCCTTTCCCGGCATGGCGAGGAGCCGGTGGCGGCCGAACTTCGCCTAGCGTGGCTGTTGAATCTCGCCGCGCGCGAGCAATGGCGGACCTTTCTCGCCACGACGCCACAGGCGCCCGACGACGATCTGCTGCGCTGCCACTGGCTGAATGCCAAATTCACGCTCGGAGACACCGCCGAACTGCAGTCGATCGCGCTCGACACCTGGTTGCGCGGACGCAGTTTGCCCAAGGCCTGCGACCCGGTTTTCGGCTGGCTGGCGCAACAGGGTGCCCTGAGCAACGATCGCGTGTTGCAGCGCATCGATGCCGCGCTCGACGCGCGGCAGCCGGCGCTGGTGCGTTACCTCGCGCGCGGACTGCCGGACGCGCAGGCTCGACCGCTCGTCAACGCCGCGCTGCTACAGGAAACTCCCACGACCATGCTCGACCGCCTGATCGAGTCGCCGGACGCGCCGGTGGCCTGGCGCTGGATCGAGCAGGCCTTCGACCGCATCGCGCGCCGTGATTCGGCCACGGCGATGTCCCGTTACGATCGTCTGATCAAGGCTCGCGACGTCAATGCAGAACAGCGCGCAATGCTGCGGCGCTCGCTGGCGCTGGGCTTGGCCTATGACCGCGACGAACGCGCATTGGCCTGGTTCGCCGATCTCCCGGCAGACGCCCGCGACGAGCAGACGCTGGAATGGAACGCCCGCGCCGCGCTGTATCAGGCCGACTGGTCCGAGGTGCTGGCGGTGATCGGCCGCATGCCGGCCACGCTGGCCGACACCGCGCGCTGGCGTTACTGGCGTGCGCGGGCCCTGGAACGGCTCGGCCAGACCGAACAATCCGAAGCCCTGTTTCGTGCACTCACGCTGGAACGCGACCCCTATGGCTTCTTTGCCGCCGACCGGCTCGGCGTGACGCCGGACCTGGGGCCGCAGGCGCTGCCGCGCGACGCCTCGGCGCAGGCTCAGATCATGAGCCTGGCCGGCATCCAGCGCGCGCTGGAACTGCGCACGGTCGACATGGACGCCGCAGCCGTCCGCGAACTGTACACCGCAATCGAGGATCTCAATCCGTCGGGACGACTGCAGACCGGCCTGCTGCTCAACCGCATCGGCTGGTACGCCCCGTCGATCGCGCTGATGGCCGAATCCCAGCAATGGGACGACCTGCTGGCGCGCTTCCCGCTGCCATTCCGCGAACGGGTCGATGCCGCGGCCAAGGACTCCGGCCTGCCGCCGGACTGGGTGTACTCGGTGATGCGCGCCGAGAGCCTGTACGACCCGCGCGCGGTGTCCGCCGCCAATGCCTATGGCCTGCTCCAACTGCTGCCGACCACGGCCCGCGAGGTCGCGCAGCGGCATGGACTGCCGATGCCGACGCGCGACACGCTGAAACAGGCGGACGTCAACATCCCGATCGGCAGCCACTACCTGGCCGAACTCGACGAGCGTTTCGACGGCCACTTCCTGCTGGTGATCGCCGCCTACAACGCCGGCCCCTACCGCATCCCCGGCTGGCTGCCGCCACAGGAAATGGACGCCGACGTGTGGATCGAGAACGTACCATTCAACGAAACACGCGGCTACATTACGCGCGTGCTCTACAACATCGTGATTTTCGGCTGGCGCCTCAACGGCGAACCCACCACCCTCGACCAGCTGATGCAGCCGGTCCCCGCGCGGCTGGGCGAATCGGAATGA